A single window of Phaenicophaeus curvirostris isolate KB17595 chromosome 7, BPBGC_Pcur_1.0, whole genome shotgun sequence DNA harbors:
- the HNRNPA3 gene encoding heterogeneous nuclear ribonucleoprotein A3 isoform X4, which translates to MAAIKEERDVEDYKRKGRRSSQGHEPKEPEQLRKLFIGGLSFETTDDSLREHFEKWGTLTDCVVMRDPQTKRSRGFGFVTYSCVEEVDAAMSARPHKVDGRVVEPKRAVSREDSVKPGAHLTVKKIFVGGIKEDTEEYNLREYFEKYGKIETIEVMEDRQSGKKRGFAFVTFDDHDTVDKIVVQKYHTINGHNCEVKKALSKQEMQTASSQRVKHFVGRGGGSGNFMGRGNFGGGGGNFGRGGNFGGRGGYGGGGGGGGSRGSFGGGDGYNGFGDGGNYGGGPGYGSRGGYGGGGGPGYGNPGGGYGGGGGGYDGYNEGGNFGGGNYGGSGNYNDFGNYSGQQQSNYGPMKGGGSFGGRSSGSPYGGGYGSGSGSGGYGGRRF; encoded by the exons ATGGCTGCTATTAAGGAAGAGAGAGATGTAGAAGACTACAAGAGGAAGGGAAGACGATCCTCACAG GGCCATGAGCCAAAGGAGCCAGAGCAGTTGAGAAAGCTGTTCATTGGAGGTTTGAGCTTTGAAACAACAGATGATAGCTTGAGAGAACACTTTGAAAAATGGGGCACACTCACGGACTGCGTG GTAATGAGAGACCCGCAAACAAAACGTTCCAGAGGCTTCGGCTTTGTTACTTACTCTTGTGTGGAGGAGGTGGATGCCGCCATGAGTGCTCGACCGCATAAGGTTGATGGCCGCGTGGTTGAACCAAAGAGAGCGGTTTCAAGGGAG GATTCTGTAAAGCCTGGAGCACAtctcacagtaaagaaaatatttgttggtGGAATtaaagaagatacagaagaatATAATTTAAGAGAGTACTTTGAAAAATATGGCAAGATTGAAACCATAGAAGTCATGGAAGACAGgcaaagtggaaagaaaagaggcTTCGCTTTTGTTACTTTTGATGATCATGATACAGTTGATAAAATTGTTG TTCAGAAATATCATACTATAAATGGACATAACTGTGAAGTGAAAAAAGCACTCTCGAAACAAGAGATGCAGACTGCCAGCTCTCAGAGAG tAAAACATTTTGTAGGTCGTGGAGGTGGCTCAGGCAACTTCATGGGTCGTGGAAACTTTGGAGGCGGTGGAGGGAACTTTGGCCGAGGAGGAAACTTTGGTGGAAGAG GAGGCTAtgggggtggtggtggcggTGGTGGGAGCAGAGGAAGCTTTGGGGGTGGTGACGGATACAATGGATTTGGTGATG GTGGCAACTATGGAGGTGGTCCTGGCTACGGCAGCAGAGGAGGTTACGGTGGTGGTGGTGGACCAGGATACGGAAACCCAGGTGGTGGATatgggggtggaggaggaggatatGATGGCTACAATGAAGGAGGAAATTTTGGTGGTG GTAATTATGGTGGAAGTGGAAACTACAATGATTTTGGCAATTACAGTGGCCAACAGCAATCTAACTATGGTCCCATGAAAGGTGGTGGCAGCTTTGGTGGCAGAAGTTCAGGCAGTCCCTATGGTG GTGGTTATGGATCTGGAAGTGGAAGTGGGGGCTATGGTGGTAGAAGATTCTAA
- the HNRNPA3 gene encoding heterogeneous nuclear ribonucleoprotein A3 isoform X2, whose product MAAIKEERDVEDYKRKGRRSSQKYRRLNKGHEPKEPEQLRKLFIGGLSFETTDDSLREHFEKWGTLTDCVVMRDPQTKRSRGFGFVTYSCVEEVDAAMSARPHKVDGRVVEPKRAVSREDSVKPGAHLTVKKIFVGGIKEDTEEYNLREYFEKYGKIETIEVMEDRQSGKKRGFAFVTFDDHDTVDKIVVQKYHTINGHNCEVKKALSKQEMQTASSQRVKHFVGRGGGSGNFMGRGNFGGGGGNFGRGGNFGGRGGYGGGGGGGGSRGSFGGGDGYNGFGDGGNYGGGPGYGSRGGYGGGGGPGYGNPGGGYGGGGGGYDGYNEGGNFGGGNYGGSGNYNDFGNYSGQQQSNYGPMKGGGSFGGRSSGSPYGGGYGSGSGSGGYGGRRF is encoded by the exons ATGGCTGCTATTAAGGAAGAGAGAGATGTAGAAGACTACAAGAGGAAGGGAAGACGATCCTCACAG AAATACCGTAGACTGAATAAG GGCCATGAGCCAAAGGAGCCAGAGCAGTTGAGAAAGCTGTTCATTGGAGGTTTGAGCTTTGAAACAACAGATGATAGCTTGAGAGAACACTTTGAAAAATGGGGCACACTCACGGACTGCGTG GTAATGAGAGACCCGCAAACAAAACGTTCCAGAGGCTTCGGCTTTGTTACTTACTCTTGTGTGGAGGAGGTGGATGCCGCCATGAGTGCTCGACCGCATAAGGTTGATGGCCGCGTGGTTGAACCAAAGAGAGCGGTTTCAAGGGAG GATTCTGTAAAGCCTGGAGCACAtctcacagtaaagaaaatatttgttggtGGAATtaaagaagatacagaagaatATAATTTAAGAGAGTACTTTGAAAAATATGGCAAGATTGAAACCATAGAAGTCATGGAAGACAGgcaaagtggaaagaaaagaggcTTCGCTTTTGTTACTTTTGATGATCATGATACAGTTGATAAAATTGTTG TTCAGAAATATCATACTATAAATGGACATAACTGTGAAGTGAAAAAAGCACTCTCGAAACAAGAGATGCAGACTGCCAGCTCTCAGAGAG tAAAACATTTTGTAGGTCGTGGAGGTGGCTCAGGCAACTTCATGGGTCGTGGAAACTTTGGAGGCGGTGGAGGGAACTTTGGCCGAGGAGGAAACTTTGGTGGAAGAG GAGGCTAtgggggtggtggtggcggTGGTGGGAGCAGAGGAAGCTTTGGGGGTGGTGACGGATACAATGGATTTGGTGATG GTGGCAACTATGGAGGTGGTCCTGGCTACGGCAGCAGAGGAGGTTACGGTGGTGGTGGTGGACCAGGATACGGAAACCCAGGTGGTGGATatgggggtggaggaggaggatatGATGGCTACAATGAAGGAGGAAATTTTGGTGGTG GTAATTATGGTGGAAGTGGAAACTACAATGATTTTGGCAATTACAGTGGCCAACAGCAATCTAACTATGGTCCCATGAAAGGTGGTGGCAGCTTTGGTGGCAGAAGTTCAGGCAGTCCCTATGGTG GTGGTTATGGATCTGGAAGTGGAAGTGGGGGCTATGGTGGTAGAAGATTCTAA
- the NFE2L2 gene encoding nuclear factor erythroid 2-related factor 2 encodes MDVEPPPAAQDMNLIDILWRQDIDLGARREVFDFSQRQKEYELEKQKKLEKERQEQLQKEQEKALLGQLELDEETGEFIPVQPAQRIQSENTKPPISFSQTTQASKPEAEALSFDDCMQLLAEAFPFIEDNEASSAAFQSLVPAQIDSNPVFISSDQTQPPESPVLVPLTDAENMQNIEQVWEELLSLPELQCLNIENDNLAEVTTVTGPETKPTEMHNSYNYYSSLPIMRKDVNCSPDFLDSIEGPFSSMLSPEDTSQPSVNSLNNTPTSNSDFCEDFYAAFIDTKANGDTATTNTISQSLVEILSEPIDLSDFSLCKAFNGSHSGTVPECNDSDSGISLNASSSVASPEHSVESSACGDKTFGCSDSEMEDMDSAPGNVPQSNASVHSLQFQDQALSSLVPSTQTPSLQCTNTLKKDPPAGPGHPKAPFVKDKPSSRLEAHLTRDEERAKALQIPFPVEEIINLPADDFNKMMSKEQFSEDQLALIRDIRRRGKNKVAAQNCRKRKLENIVELEQDLSNLKDEKEKLLKEKGEHDKSLRQIKKQLTTLYLEVFSMLRDEDGKSYSPSEYSLQQTRDGNVFLVPKSKKSETKL; translated from the exons GACATGAACTTGATTGACATCCTTTGGAGGCAAGATATAGACCTTGGGGCAAGGCGGGAAGTTTTTGATTTTAGTCAACGACAGAAGGAGTATGAACTcgagaaacagaagaaacttgaaaaggaaagacaagagCAGCTCCAAAAAGAGCAGGAGAAAGCTTTGCTGGGTCAGCTGGAGTTAGACGAAGAGACAGGTGAATTTATTCCTGTTCAGCCAGCTCAGCGCATTCAGTCAGAAAATACCAAGCCACCAATCAGTTTTTCACAG ACCACACAGGCTTCAAAACCAGAAGCAGAGGCCTTGTCCTTTGATGACTGCATGCAGCTCTTGGCAGAAGCGTTCCCATTTATAGAGGACAATGAG gcttcttcagctgcatttcAATCACTGGTTCCTGCTCAGATTGATAGCAACCCAGTCTTCATTTCCTCTGATCAAACTCAGCCACCTGAATCACCTGTTCTAGTTCCACTTACTGATGCAGAGAACATGCAGAACATAGAGCAAGTTTGGGAAGAATTATTGTCCCTTCCAGAGTTACAG TGTCTTAACATTGAAAATGATAACCTGGCTGAGGTAACCACAGTCACAGGCCCTGAAACCAAGCCAACAGAGATGCACAACAGCTATAACTACTACAGCTCATTACCCATCATGCGAAAGGATGTTAACTGCAGTCCAGATTTCCTGGATAGTATTGAGGGCCCCTTTTCCAGCATGTTGTCGCCGGAAGACACCAGCCAGCCGAGTGTGAATTCTTTAAACAACACACCCACTTCAAACTCTGATTTCTGTGAGGATTTCTACGCTGCCTTTATTGACACAAAGGCAAACGGTGACACAGCAACAACGAATACAATCAGTCAGTCACTCGTGGAAATTCTAAGTGAACCCATTGATCTTTCTGATTTCTCACTGTGTAAAGCTTTTAATGGCAGCCACTCAGGAACCGTACCAGAATGTAATGATTCCGACTCTGGTATTTCATTGAATGCAAGTTCTAGCGTAGCATCGCCTGAACACTCTGTTGAATCATCTGCCTGTGGAGATAAGACTTTTGGTTGTAGTGATTCTGAAATGGAAGACATGGATAGTGCTCCTGGAAACGTGCCTCAGAGCAATGCTAGTGTGCACTCATTGCAATTCCAGGATCAAGCGCTTTCTTCCCTGGTGCCAAGCACTCAAACACCCAGTTTGCAGTGTACAAACACACTAAAGAAAGACCCCCCTGCTGGTCCAGGCCACCCCAAAGCTCCGTTTGTGAAAGATAAACCTTCAAGCCGCCTTGAAGCTCATCTCACAAGAGATGAGGAAAGAGCAAAAGCTCTGCAGATCCCTTTTCCTGTTGAAGAAATCATCAATCTCCCTGCTGATGACTTCAATAAAATGATGTCTAAGGAGCAGTTCAGTGAAGACCAGCTTGCGCTCATTAGAGATATTCGCAGGAGAGGCAAGAACAAAGTGGCTGCTCAAAATTGCCgtaaaagaaaactggaaaatatagTGGAACTGGAGCAAGACTTGAGTAAcctaaaagatgaaaaagagaaattgctgaaggaaaaaggagagcaTGACAAAAGCCTTCGTCAAATAAAAAAGCAACTGACTACCTTATACCTTGAGGTCTTCAGCATGCTACGTGATGAAGATGGAAAGTCTTACTCTCCTAGTGAATATTCACTTCAGCAAACTAGAGATGgcaatgtctttcttgttcCTAAGAGCAAGAAGTCAGAGACTAAACTTTGA
- the HNRNPA3 gene encoding heterogeneous nuclear ribonucleoprotein A3 isoform X1: MAAIKEERDVEDYKRKGRRSSQQKYRRLNKGHEPKEPEQLRKLFIGGLSFETTDDSLREHFEKWGTLTDCVVMRDPQTKRSRGFGFVTYSCVEEVDAAMSARPHKVDGRVVEPKRAVSREDSVKPGAHLTVKKIFVGGIKEDTEEYNLREYFEKYGKIETIEVMEDRQSGKKRGFAFVTFDDHDTVDKIVVQKYHTINGHNCEVKKALSKQEMQTASSQRVKHFVGRGGGSGNFMGRGNFGGGGGNFGRGGNFGGRGGYGGGGGGGGSRGSFGGGDGYNGFGDGGNYGGGPGYGSRGGYGGGGGPGYGNPGGGYGGGGGGYDGYNEGGNFGGGNYGGSGNYNDFGNYSGQQQSNYGPMKGGGSFGGRSSGSPYGGGYGSGSGSGGYGGRRF, encoded by the exons ATGGCTGCTATTAAGGAAGAGAGAGATGTAGAAGACTACAAGAGGAAGGGAAGACGATCCTCACAG CAGAAATACCGTAGACTGAATAAG GGCCATGAGCCAAAGGAGCCAGAGCAGTTGAGAAAGCTGTTCATTGGAGGTTTGAGCTTTGAAACAACAGATGATAGCTTGAGAGAACACTTTGAAAAATGGGGCACACTCACGGACTGCGTG GTAATGAGAGACCCGCAAACAAAACGTTCCAGAGGCTTCGGCTTTGTTACTTACTCTTGTGTGGAGGAGGTGGATGCCGCCATGAGTGCTCGACCGCATAAGGTTGATGGCCGCGTGGTTGAACCAAAGAGAGCGGTTTCAAGGGAG GATTCTGTAAAGCCTGGAGCACAtctcacagtaaagaaaatatttgttggtGGAATtaaagaagatacagaagaatATAATTTAAGAGAGTACTTTGAAAAATATGGCAAGATTGAAACCATAGAAGTCATGGAAGACAGgcaaagtggaaagaaaagaggcTTCGCTTTTGTTACTTTTGATGATCATGATACAGTTGATAAAATTGTTG TTCAGAAATATCATACTATAAATGGACATAACTGTGAAGTGAAAAAAGCACTCTCGAAACAAGAGATGCAGACTGCCAGCTCTCAGAGAG tAAAACATTTTGTAGGTCGTGGAGGTGGCTCAGGCAACTTCATGGGTCGTGGAAACTTTGGAGGCGGTGGAGGGAACTTTGGCCGAGGAGGAAACTTTGGTGGAAGAG GAGGCTAtgggggtggtggtggcggTGGTGGGAGCAGAGGAAGCTTTGGGGGTGGTGACGGATACAATGGATTTGGTGATG GTGGCAACTATGGAGGTGGTCCTGGCTACGGCAGCAGAGGAGGTTACGGTGGTGGTGGTGGACCAGGATACGGAAACCCAGGTGGTGGATatgggggtggaggaggaggatatGATGGCTACAATGAAGGAGGAAATTTTGGTGGTG GTAATTATGGTGGAAGTGGAAACTACAATGATTTTGGCAATTACAGTGGCCAACAGCAATCTAACTATGGTCCCATGAAAGGTGGTGGCAGCTTTGGTGGCAGAAGTTCAGGCAGTCCCTATGGTG GTGGTTATGGATCTGGAAGTGGAAGTGGGGGCTATGGTGGTAGAAGATTCTAA
- the HNRNPA3 gene encoding heterogeneous nuclear ribonucleoprotein A3 isoform X5, which yields MAAIKEERDVEDYKRKGRRSSQQKYRRLNKGHEPKEPEQLRKLFIGGLSFETTDDSLREHFEKWGTLTDCVVMRDPQTKRSRGFGFVTYSCVEEVDAAMSARPHKVDGRVVEPKRAVSREDSVKPGAHLTVKKIFVGGIKEDTEEYNLREYFEKYGKIETIEVMEDRQSGKKRGFAFVTFDDHDTVDKIVVQKYHTINGHNCEVKKALSKQEMQTASSQRVKHFVGRGGGSGNFMGRGNFGGGGGNFGRGGNFGGRGGNYGGGPGYGSRGGYGGGGGPGYGNPGGGYGGGGGGYDGYNEGGNFGGGNYGGSGNYNDFGNYSGQQQSNYGPMKGGGSFGGRSSGSPYGGGYGSGSGSGGYGGRRF from the exons ATGGCTGCTATTAAGGAAGAGAGAGATGTAGAAGACTACAAGAGGAAGGGAAGACGATCCTCACAG CAGAAATACCGTAGACTGAATAAG GGCCATGAGCCAAAGGAGCCAGAGCAGTTGAGAAAGCTGTTCATTGGAGGTTTGAGCTTTGAAACAACAGATGATAGCTTGAGAGAACACTTTGAAAAATGGGGCACACTCACGGACTGCGTG GTAATGAGAGACCCGCAAACAAAACGTTCCAGAGGCTTCGGCTTTGTTACTTACTCTTGTGTGGAGGAGGTGGATGCCGCCATGAGTGCTCGACCGCATAAGGTTGATGGCCGCGTGGTTGAACCAAAGAGAGCGGTTTCAAGGGAG GATTCTGTAAAGCCTGGAGCACAtctcacagtaaagaaaatatttgttggtGGAATtaaagaagatacagaagaatATAATTTAAGAGAGTACTTTGAAAAATATGGCAAGATTGAAACCATAGAAGTCATGGAAGACAGgcaaagtggaaagaaaagaggcTTCGCTTTTGTTACTTTTGATGATCATGATACAGTTGATAAAATTGTTG TTCAGAAATATCATACTATAAATGGACATAACTGTGAAGTGAAAAAAGCACTCTCGAAACAAGAGATGCAGACTGCCAGCTCTCAGAGAG tAAAACATTTTGTAGGTCGTGGAGGTGGCTCAGGCAACTTCATGGGTCGTGGAAACTTTGGAGGCGGTGGAGGGAACTTTGGCCGAGGAGGAAACTTTGGTGGAAGAG GTGGCAACTATGGAGGTGGTCCTGGCTACGGCAGCAGAGGAGGTTACGGTGGTGGTGGTGGACCAGGATACGGAAACCCAGGTGGTGGATatgggggtggaggaggaggatatGATGGCTACAATGAAGGAGGAAATTTTGGTGGTG GTAATTATGGTGGAAGTGGAAACTACAATGATTTTGGCAATTACAGTGGCCAACAGCAATCTAACTATGGTCCCATGAAAGGTGGTGGCAGCTTTGGTGGCAGAAGTTCAGGCAGTCCCTATGGTG GTGGTTATGGATCTGGAAGTGGAAGTGGGGGCTATGGTGGTAGAAGATTCTAA
- the HNRNPA3 gene encoding heterogeneous nuclear ribonucleoprotein A3 isoform X3 translates to MAAIKEERDVEDYKRKGRRSSQQKYRRLNKGHEPKEPEQLRKLFIGGLSFETTDDSLREHFEKWGTLTDCVVMRDPQTKRSRGFGFVTYSCVEEVDAAMSARPHKVDGRVVEPKRAVSREDSVKPGAHLTVKKIFVGGIKEDTEEYNLREYFEKYGKIETIEVMEDRQSGKKRGFAFVTFDDHDTVDKIVVQKYHTINGHNCEVKKALSKQEMQTASSQRGRGGGSGNFMGRGNFGGGGGNFGRGGNFGGRGGYGGGGGGGGSRGSFGGGDGYNGFGDGGNYGGGPGYGSRGGYGGGGGPGYGNPGGGYGGGGGGYDGYNEGGNFGGGNYGGSGNYNDFGNYSGQQQSNYGPMKGGGSFGGRSSGSPYGGGYGSGSGSGGYGGRRF, encoded by the exons ATGGCTGCTATTAAGGAAGAGAGAGATGTAGAAGACTACAAGAGGAAGGGAAGACGATCCTCACAG CAGAAATACCGTAGACTGAATAAG GGCCATGAGCCAAAGGAGCCAGAGCAGTTGAGAAAGCTGTTCATTGGAGGTTTGAGCTTTGAAACAACAGATGATAGCTTGAGAGAACACTTTGAAAAATGGGGCACACTCACGGACTGCGTG GTAATGAGAGACCCGCAAACAAAACGTTCCAGAGGCTTCGGCTTTGTTACTTACTCTTGTGTGGAGGAGGTGGATGCCGCCATGAGTGCTCGACCGCATAAGGTTGATGGCCGCGTGGTTGAACCAAAGAGAGCGGTTTCAAGGGAG GATTCTGTAAAGCCTGGAGCACAtctcacagtaaagaaaatatttgttggtGGAATtaaagaagatacagaagaatATAATTTAAGAGAGTACTTTGAAAAATATGGCAAGATTGAAACCATAGAAGTCATGGAAGACAGgcaaagtggaaagaaaagaggcTTCGCTTTTGTTACTTTTGATGATCATGATACAGTTGATAAAATTGTTG TTCAGAAATATCATACTATAAATGGACATAACTGTGAAGTGAAAAAAGCACTCTCGAAACAAGAGATGCAGACTGCCAGCTCTCAGAGAG GTCGTGGAGGTGGCTCAGGCAACTTCATGGGTCGTGGAAACTTTGGAGGCGGTGGAGGGAACTTTGGCCGAGGAGGAAACTTTGGTGGAAGAG GAGGCTAtgggggtggtggtggcggTGGTGGGAGCAGAGGAAGCTTTGGGGGTGGTGACGGATACAATGGATTTGGTGATG GTGGCAACTATGGAGGTGGTCCTGGCTACGGCAGCAGAGGAGGTTACGGTGGTGGTGGTGGACCAGGATACGGAAACCCAGGTGGTGGATatgggggtggaggaggaggatatGATGGCTACAATGAAGGAGGAAATTTTGGTGGTG GTAATTATGGTGGAAGTGGAAACTACAATGATTTTGGCAATTACAGTGGCCAACAGCAATCTAACTATGGTCCCATGAAAGGTGGTGGCAGCTTTGGTGGCAGAAGTTCAGGCAGTCCCTATGGTG GTGGTTATGGATCTGGAAGTGGAAGTGGGGGCTATGGTGGTAGAAGATTCTAA
- the HNRNPA3 gene encoding heterogeneous nuclear ribonucleoprotein A3 isoform X6, with translation MAAIKEERDVEDYKRKGRRSSQQKYRRLNKGHEPKEPEQLRKLFIGGLSFETTDDSLREHFEKWGTLTDCVVMRDPQTKRSRGFGFVTYSCVEEVDAAMSARPHKVDGRVVEPKRAVSREDSVKPGAHLTVKKIFVGGIKEDTEEYNLREYFEKYGKIETIEVMEDRQSGKKRGFAFVTFDDHDTVDKIVVQKYHTINGHNCEVKKALSKQEMQTASSQRGRGGGSGNFMGRGNFGGGGGNFGRGGNFGGRGGNYGGGPGYGSRGGYGGGGGPGYGNPGGGYGGGGGGYDGYNEGGNFGGGNYGGSGNYNDFGNYSGQQQSNYGPMKGGGSFGGRSSGSPYGGGYGSGSGSGGYGGRRF, from the exons ATGGCTGCTATTAAGGAAGAGAGAGATGTAGAAGACTACAAGAGGAAGGGAAGACGATCCTCACAG CAGAAATACCGTAGACTGAATAAG GGCCATGAGCCAAAGGAGCCAGAGCAGTTGAGAAAGCTGTTCATTGGAGGTTTGAGCTTTGAAACAACAGATGATAGCTTGAGAGAACACTTTGAAAAATGGGGCACACTCACGGACTGCGTG GTAATGAGAGACCCGCAAACAAAACGTTCCAGAGGCTTCGGCTTTGTTACTTACTCTTGTGTGGAGGAGGTGGATGCCGCCATGAGTGCTCGACCGCATAAGGTTGATGGCCGCGTGGTTGAACCAAAGAGAGCGGTTTCAAGGGAG GATTCTGTAAAGCCTGGAGCACAtctcacagtaaagaaaatatttgttggtGGAATtaaagaagatacagaagaatATAATTTAAGAGAGTACTTTGAAAAATATGGCAAGATTGAAACCATAGAAGTCATGGAAGACAGgcaaagtggaaagaaaagaggcTTCGCTTTTGTTACTTTTGATGATCATGATACAGTTGATAAAATTGTTG TTCAGAAATATCATACTATAAATGGACATAACTGTGAAGTGAAAAAAGCACTCTCGAAACAAGAGATGCAGACTGCCAGCTCTCAGAGAG GTCGTGGAGGTGGCTCAGGCAACTTCATGGGTCGTGGAAACTTTGGAGGCGGTGGAGGGAACTTTGGCCGAGGAGGAAACTTTGGTGGAAGAG GTGGCAACTATGGAGGTGGTCCTGGCTACGGCAGCAGAGGAGGTTACGGTGGTGGTGGTGGACCAGGATACGGAAACCCAGGTGGTGGATatgggggtggaggaggaggatatGATGGCTACAATGAAGGAGGAAATTTTGGTGGTG GTAATTATGGTGGAAGTGGAAACTACAATGATTTTGGCAATTACAGTGGCCAACAGCAATCTAACTATGGTCCCATGAAAGGTGGTGGCAGCTTTGGTGGCAGAAGTTCAGGCAGTCCCTATGGTG GTGGTTATGGATCTGGAAGTGGAAGTGGGGGCTATGGTGGTAGAAGATTCTAA